A region of Propionispora hippei DSM 15287 DNA encodes the following proteins:
- the rapZ gene encoding RNase adapter RapZ, with amino-acid sequence MQDVRLVIITGMSGAGKTQVVRTMEDIGYFCVDNLPPALIPKFAELCTQSAGQVNKVALVVDIRGREFFGTLIQVLEEMETQGYVYEILFLEASDETLIRRYKESRRRHPMAPHGRISAGIASEREKVESVRGRANHIIDTSVTTTAELRDKVISLFACECAQERMSITVVSFGFKHGMPLDADMMFDVRFLPNPFYVESLRKKSGTVEMVGEYIWKWPITQQFMEKLSALLEFLVPNYIQEGKNNLVIAIGCTGGMHRSVFVAHKIYEGLRSKGYKVNIEHRDVQKNEVEEHNESYAGPPDKDG; translated from the coding sequence ATGCAAGATGTCCGTTTAGTCATTATTACAGGCATGTCCGGGGCGGGTAAGACACAGGTCGTCCGCACCATGGAAGATATCGGCTATTTTTGTGTGGATAATCTGCCGCCGGCGCTCATCCCCAAGTTTGCCGAACTGTGCACTCAGTCGGCGGGCCAGGTCAATAAAGTGGCGCTGGTCGTGGATATCCGGGGCCGTGAATTTTTCGGCACCCTGATTCAGGTGCTGGAGGAAATGGAGACCCAGGGCTACGTATATGAAATTTTATTTTTAGAGGCTTCCGATGAAACCCTGATCCGCCGCTATAAGGAAAGCCGGCGGCGGCACCCCATGGCGCCGCACGGCCGCATCAGCGCCGGCATTGCCAGTGAGCGGGAGAAGGTGGAATCGGTGCGGGGCCGGGCCAATCATATTATCGACACTTCGGTGACGACGACGGCTGAACTGCGCGATAAGGTGATTTCACTGTTTGCCTGCGAGTGTGCTCAGGAACGGATGTCGATCACCGTAGTGTCCTTCGGTTTTAAGCATGGAATGCCGCTGGATGCCGATATGATGTTTGACGTGCGGTTTCTTCCCAATCCATTTTATGTGGAATCGCTGCGCAAGAAGAGCGGCACAGTGGAAATGGTGGGCGAATATATCTGGAAATGGCCGATTACACAGCAGTTTATGGAAAAGCTGTCCGCTTTGCTGGAGTTTCTGGTGCCTAACTATATCCAGGAGGGAAAAAACAATCTGGTGATTGCCATTGGCTGTACCGGCGGGATGCACCGCTCGGTATTTGTGGCCCACAAGATTTATGAAGGCCTTCGGAGCAAGGGGTATAAGGTGAATATCGAGCATCGCGATGTGCAGAAGAACGAGGTGGAGGAGCATAATGAGTCATATGCCGGGCCACCTGATAAAGATGGCTGA
- the ccsB gene encoding c-type cytochrome biogenesis protein CcsB, whose amino-acid sequence MVWWETQLFILSFAGYFCAGCLYLGNLICLKARLAYRATQVTAAAFLLTTAALVIRTIESGHLPMANMYEFGMTFVWGTVLLYLYLEHRCQSRALGAFVLPVVFFLTALFAVFYQEGKPLMPALKSGWLTVHVLTAVIAYGALALSFALALMYRWRCRLETDDQAGALQEILPTPETLERLTNQAIVFAVPFLTLLILTGAVWAEYAWGSYWRWDPKETWSLITWCIYAVYLHGRTVLGWRGKQAMNWAIAGFLAVLFTFVGVNLLLPGLHSYAS is encoded by the coding sequence ATGGTTTGGTGGGAAACACAATTATTTATCCTGTCTTTTGCCGGTTATTTTTGTGCCGGCTGTTTGTACCTGGGTAACCTGATCTGCCTTAAGGCCCGGCTGGCTTACCGGGCGACACAGGTTACCGCCGCCGCCTTTTTGCTGACGACGGCGGCGCTGGTTATTCGGACGATCGAAAGCGGACATCTGCCGATGGCCAATATGTACGAGTTTGGCATGACTTTTGTCTGGGGCACGGTGCTACTGTATCTATATCTGGAGCATCGCTGTCAAAGCCGTGCACTGGGCGCTTTTGTCCTGCCGGTGGTATTTTTTTTGACCGCCTTGTTCGCTGTTTTTTATCAGGAGGGCAAACCGCTGATGCCGGCTTTAAAGAGCGGCTGGCTTACGGTGCACGTTCTGACGGCTGTCATTGCCTACGGTGCCCTGGCGCTATCCTTTGCCCTGGCGCTGATGTACCGCTGGCGCTGCCGCCTGGAGACAGACGACCAGGCCGGTGCCCTGCAGGAAATTTTGCCGACCCCGGAGACGCTGGAGCGCCTGACTAATCAGGCCATTGTTTTTGCCGTTCCTTTTCTTACCCTGCTGATTTTGACCGGCGCCGTATGGGCCGAATATGCCTGGGGTTCCTACTGGCGCTGGGACCCCAAGGAAACCTGGTCGCTGATTACCTGGTGTATCTATGCCGTATATCTTCATGGCCGGACTGTACTGGGCTGGCGGGGTAAACAGGCGATGAACTGGGCCATTGCCGGCTTTTTAGCCGTGCTGTTTACCTTTGTCGGCGTGAACCTGCTCCTGCCCGGTCTGCACAGCTATGCTTCCTAA
- a CDS encoding phage holin family protein: MSGFLLRTVMNALLIYLMLSHLAGIFVDTLGGMLLAALVLGMANGLLRTLLFPTGPVWHWQKLLPATFCLNLAGLGLVVYILPGFEISSLPLVGLGIFIQSLCSSLLSKTIRDKKLQAERVEPARKG; this comes from the coding sequence ATGAGCGGTTTTTTGCTGCGGACAGTTATGAACGCATTGCTAATTTACCTTATGCTGAGCCATCTGGCCGGTATTTTTGTCGATACTCTCGGCGGGATGCTGCTGGCGGCCTTGGTATTGGGGATGGCTAATGGCTTGCTGAGAACCTTGTTGTTTCCAACCGGGCCGGTTTGGCACTGGCAAAAGCTGCTGCCGGCTACTTTCTGTTTAAATCTGGCCGGCCTGGGCTTAGTTGTCTATATTTTGCCCGGCTTTGAAATTTCCAGCTTGCCGCTGGTAGGGCTGGGGATTTTTATTCAGTCTTTATGCAGTTCGCTGCTGTCCAAAACCATTCGGGATAAAAAGCTGCAAGCCGAACGGGTGGAGCCGGCGAGGAAAGGATGA
- a CDS encoding Cof-type HAD-IIB family hydrolase, with protein MMKIKLVALDLDDTLLDSKRIISPRTRRAIQDAVAQGVMVTVATGRMHISALPYAQQLGLDVPIITYNGALIKSSLSGEVLSSRPVPRPVMDEVLALFRANGWYLQLHIGDSLYVKESNERVRFYEETAGVKAEVVGDKLYSVPGEASKMLTIAEPETIQAIRRQLLQAGFGERLSMAISKPQYLEMTCLGVNKGWALDFLANKLQIGRDAVMAVGDSQNDLDMIEYAGLGVAMGNASDTVKAAAQAVTRGHDEDGVAEAIEKYVLGR; from the coding sequence ATGATGAAAATTAAATTAGTCGCTTTGGATCTGGACGATACGCTGCTGGACTCGAAGCGGATCATTTCACCGCGGACCAGACGGGCTATACAGGATGCCGTGGCACAAGGGGTCATGGTGACAGTGGCTACCGGCCGGATGCATATTTCGGCCCTGCCGTATGCTCAGCAGTTGGGGCTGGATGTGCCGATTATTACTTATAACGGCGCGCTGATCAAGTCCAGTCTGTCCGGGGAGGTGCTGTCCAGCCGGCCGGTGCCGCGGCCGGTGATGGATGAGGTGCTGGCGCTGTTTCGCGCCAATGGCTGGTATCTTCAACTGCATATTGGCGATTCGCTGTATGTGAAGGAAAGCAATGAGCGGGTCCGCTTCTATGAGGAGACGGCCGGCGTCAAGGCCGAGGTGGTAGGCGACAAGCTGTATTCGGTGCCGGGGGAAGCCAGCAAAATGCTGACTATTGCCGAGCCGGAGACTATTCAGGCAATCCGGCGGCAACTGCTGCAGGCCGGTTTTGGCGAACGGCTGAGTATGGCCATATCCAAACCGCAATATCTGGAAATGACCTGCCTGGGCGTAAACAAGGGCTGGGCGCTGGATTTTCTGGCTAACAAGCTGCAAATCGGGCGGGATGCGGTCATGGCTGTCGGCGACTCGCAGAACGATCTGGACATGATTGAGTATGCCGGGCTGGGTGTAGCCATGGGCAATGCTTCCGATACAGTGAAAGCGGCAGCGCAGGCGGTCACGCGGGGTCATGACGAGGACGGCGTGGCCGAGGCAATTGAAAAATATGTCCTGGGCCGCTAG
- a CDS encoding cytochrome c3 family protein yields MNFQQFLAGDTIKLILFGAAGAMVAVTIAGAGYAWADSPQFCGSCHSMIEPAATWRQSNHKQFTCTECHLPHDSLAEKLVTKMKTGNRDVYHETLRDYPAALILTQEGRDIIDRNCLRCHSSTVENTAMGQGGQDCIKCHRALIHGRNHSAGGMEQ; encoded by the coding sequence TTGAATTTTCAGCAATTCCTTGCCGGCGATACCATCAAACTGATTCTGTTTGGTGCGGCCGGAGCTATGGTCGCAGTAACCATTGCCGGGGCGGGCTATGCCTGGGCCGATTCACCGCAATTTTGCGGCAGTTGCCATTCGATGATCGAACCGGCGGCGACCTGGCGTCAGTCCAATCACAAACAATTCACCTGTACCGAATGCCATCTGCCCCATGACAGCCTGGCAGAAAAGCTGGTGACTAAAATGAAAACAGGCAACCGGGACGTGTATCACGAAACGCTGCGCGACTATCCGGCGGCCCTGATTCTGACGCAGGAGGGCCGGGATATTATTGACCGGAACTGTTTGCGCTGTCACAGCTCGACAGTGGAAAACACGGCTATGGGACAGGGCGGGCAGGACTGTATCAAGTGTCACCGGGCCCTGATTCATGGCCGGAATCACAGTGCGGGAGGGATGGAGCAGTGA
- a CDS encoding DUF3231 family protein has protein sequence MSLLDKVNAETRNLVNMFFDKEPLNYLEAASLYGVVAQGRLNISILEIMYNHAQDSELKALIKEALEYDTENLIEQSEELLEENGASLPTLSFKKRTLHKSPLDIPHDARATDREIALYLASLAKASQAALLGALHQSYQLEVALLYREKLDAGLDWDYRLLQLALDRGWLPHLSKITH, from the coding sequence ATGTCATTGCTCGATAAAGTCAACGCAGAAACCCGCAATCTCGTCAACATGTTCTTTGACAAGGAGCCGCTCAACTATTTAGAAGCTGCCAGCCTGTACGGGGTCGTCGCCCAGGGCCGGCTCAACATCTCCATACTGGAAATCATGTATAATCACGCCCAGGATTCCGAGTTAAAGGCGCTGATAAAAGAAGCTCTTGAGTATGACACGGAAAACTTAATCGAACAGTCGGAGGAGCTGCTGGAGGAAAACGGTGCCTCCCTCCCCACATTAAGCTTTAAAAAACGGACGCTTCACAAATCGCCGCTGGACATCCCCCATGACGCAAGAGCCACTGACCGGGAAATCGCCCTCTATCTGGCGTCCCTCGCCAAAGCGTCGCAAGCAGCACTGTTGGGGGCCTTGCACCAGTCGTACCAGCTTGAAGTGGCCCTCCTCTACCGCGAGAAACTGGATGCCGGTCTGGACTGGGATTACCGGCTGCTGCAGCTGGCCCTGGACCGCGGTTGGCTGCCCCACCTGTCCAAGATCACGCATTAA
- the whiA gene encoding DNA-binding protein WhiA, with protein MSSFSSEVKNELARIAGEENCCHIAELASLMRMGGTMLIGGNSNLGITFTTENAAVARKVLTLIKSGFKVKTEVTVTRGRRLKKNNSYLLKVVPSPVVTELLAALGIMRGDNLNVGRDIGLLRKSCCRRAYLRGAFLGGGSVNKPEGDYHLELVTGNLDFAKTLVRLMKNFHLPVRLTERKNDHIVYLKDGDAITSLLRIVGAHNALLDFENVRVVKDMRNQVNRLVNCETANLQKTVNAAVRQVENIRRIDQAVGLAKLPRGLREMAEVRLEHPDATLQELVAIMGGQVGKSGINHRLRKLEEIARECSDTNGMVHDE; from the coding sequence GTGTCTTCTTTTTCTAGTGAAGTAAAAAACGAGCTGGCCCGGATCGCCGGCGAGGAAAACTGCTGCCACATTGCCGAGCTGGCTTCCCTGATGCGAATGGGCGGCACCATGCTGATCGGCGGCAACAGCAATCTGGGCATTACCTTTACGACCGAAAATGCGGCGGTGGCGCGCAAGGTGCTGACCTTGATCAAAAGCGGCTTTAAAGTTAAGACCGAGGTGACGGTTACCCGCGGCCGACGATTGAAAAAAAATAATTCCTATCTGCTTAAGGTAGTTCCGTCGCCGGTTGTGACCGAGCTCTTGGCGGCGCTGGGCATTATGCGCGGCGACAATCTCAATGTGGGCCGCGACATCGGCCTGCTGCGTAAATCCTGCTGCCGCCGGGCTTATCTGCGCGGCGCTTTTTTAGGCGGCGGCTCGGTGAACAAGCCGGAGGGCGATTACCATCTGGAACTGGTTACGGGCAATCTGGATTTCGCCAAAACGCTGGTCCGGCTGATGAAGAATTTTCATCTGCCCGTGCGCCTGACCGAACGGAAGAACGATCATATTGTCTACTTGAAGGACGGCGACGCTATCACTTCGCTGCTGCGAATTGTCGGTGCCCACAACGCTCTGCTGGACTTTGAAAATGTCCGGGTGGTAAAAGACATGCGCAACCAGGTAAACCGGCTGGTCAACTGTGAAACGGCCAATTTGCAAAAAACCGTCAATGCCGCCGTCCGGCAGGTGGAAAATATCAGGCGCATTGACCAGGCTGTCGGTCTGGCCAAACTGCCCAGAGGCTTACGCGAAATGGCCGAAGTCCGCCTGGAGCATCCTGACGCTACCCTGCAGGAGCTGGTGGCGATTATGGGCGGTCAGGTAGGCAAATCGGGCATTAATCACCGGCTTCGAAAGCTGGAAGAGATTGCTAGGGAGTGTTCGGATACTAACGGAATGGTTCATGACGAGTGA
- a CDS encoding cytochrome c biogenesis protein ResB, which translates to MSYRTVMNDRRKWEWKQLWLFVGSMRLGLMLLLLLTGAMAAGTALPAIYRSGWYNGLLGLLCLNLVCCSLRRLPAWRRLTWDGPAAVPEKLEHMPGSYRVSATTSPAEVAERCEHFLRRQNMRLKCQTAGPVRQICADKGIAGSWGILLAHVSVLLIACGAVWGSWYGYTMTVKLPVGGAYTVTAGQEPFAVRLHQFSTEYYPDGSVSDWISDIGIETGGREVLRQAVKVNHPLEYHGVRLYQSSYGTAIKTVVADAAGQVVQQAAVAEQELLSLTGSPNMAILPVGYVPDSRHFRDQLPVMGQAKNPYVLYILYNGGEAQSWGAAALGQPVALGPGGGTVTFTGTVPFSGVQIKHDPGMSLVWLGFVLMTVGFFLGLYVRYRCLWLAIEPDQGGSCVRFGGTGGQAEELGKKLRAIIIQGS; encoded by the coding sequence ATGTCATACCGGACGGTGATGAATGATCGGAGAAAATGGGAGTGGAAACAACTTTGGCTGTTTGTGGGGTCTATGCGGCTGGGGCTAATGCTGCTGCTGCTGCTGACCGGGGCGATGGCCGCCGGTACGGCATTGCCCGCTATTTACCGAAGCGGCTGGTATAACGGACTATTGGGGCTGTTATGCCTGAATCTGGTATGCTGCAGCCTGCGCCGCTTGCCTGCCTGGCGGCGGCTGACCTGGGACGGTCCGGCGGCAGTGCCGGAGAAGCTGGAGCATATGCCGGGCAGTTACCGGGTGTCGGCCACCACTTCCCCGGCTGAGGTGGCGGAACGGTGTGAACACTTTCTGCGCCGCCAGAACATGCGGCTGAAATGTCAGACTGCCGGTCCGGTCAGACAAATTTGCGCCGATAAGGGGATTGCCGGCAGCTGGGGTATTCTGCTGGCTCATGTATCGGTGCTGCTCATTGCCTGCGGGGCGGTCTGGGGCAGTTGGTACGGCTATACCATGACCGTCAAGCTGCCGGTCGGCGGCGCTTACACCGTTACGGCCGGCCAGGAGCCTTTTGCTGTTCGGCTCCATCAATTTTCCACCGAATATTATCCGGACGGTTCGGTTTCCGACTGGATTAGCGATATCGGCATTGAAACCGGTGGCCGTGAAGTGCTCCGGCAGGCTGTGAAGGTCAATCATCCCCTGGAATATCACGGGGTCAGGCTGTACCAGTCTTCCTACGGCACAGCCATCAAAACGGTCGTGGCCGATGCCGCCGGACAGGTGGTACAACAGGCCGCCGTAGCGGAGCAGGAACTCCTTTCGCTTACCGGCAGTCCGAATATGGCCATTCTACCGGTAGGTTATGTGCCTGACAGCCGTCACTTCCGGGACCAGTTGCCAGTCATGGGGCAGGCAAAAAATCCTTATGTGCTGTATATCCTCTATAACGGAGGAGAGGCGCAGTCCTGGGGTGCGGCGGCTTTGGGGCAGCCGGTTGCGCTGGGGCCGGGGGGCGGAACGGTAACCTTTACCGGCACGGTACCATTTTCGGGAGTGCAGATTAAGCATGATCCCGGCATGTCATTGGTCTGGCTGGGCTTTGTTTTAATGACGGTCGGTTTCTTTTTGGGGCTCTATGTTCGTTATCGCTGTTTATGGCTGGCCATTGAGCCGGACCAGGGCGGTAGTTGCGTACGGTTTGGCGGGACAGGCGGGCAAGCGGAAGAACTGGGTAAAAAACTGCGTGCCATAATTATACAAGGGAGTTGA
- a CDS encoding gluconeogenesis factor YvcK family protein, translating into MHFLKWLYPGMKLKRWLLLFSLGVIAASIGLAIVFNYKYVGTVEEAIFRMVYLTTGKYYYAVTTIAGIAIIALGLTIMTLATRQIIHSVISVLIPDGPDRLVEIIFQKRKLNKGPTITVIGGGTGLSVLLRGIKSVTSNITAIVTVADDGGSSGRLREDLGMIPPGDLRNCLVALADTEPLMEKLFQHRFGGDGSLAGHSFGNLFIAAMTEVLGDVEQALKESSKVLAVRGKVLPASVQTVRLKAEMEDGSIVEGESQIPLAGKKIRRIFINPEDAEPVEGALEALREADAVLLGPGSLYTSVLPNLLVHGIAEALRKTPAVKIYICNVMTQPGETDGYSAADHVRALLDHVGPGVIDYVVVNSQEVAPALREVYASQGAFPVVVDAEAIEAMGIKVLKANIISETNLVRHDPLKLSRAIISMVYKLTVNSERMRLLDYYLIGENIKELKDLDD; encoded by the coding sequence ATGCATTTTTTGAAGTGGTTGTACCCCGGTATGAAATTGAAACGCTGGCTGCTGCTGTTCTCCCTGGGCGTTATTGCGGCGAGCATCGGTTTGGCCATTGTGTTTAACTATAAATATGTGGGTACGGTGGAAGAAGCCATTTTCCGGATGGTGTACCTGACGACAGGAAAATATTACTATGCCGTGACCACGATCGCCGGCATAGCGATTATTGCGCTGGGTCTGACGATTATGACTTTGGCCACGCGTCAGATTATTCACTCGGTCATCAGTGTGCTCATTCCCGACGGCCCTGACCGGCTGGTGGAAATTATCTTTCAGAAACGCAAGCTGAACAAGGGTCCGACCATTACGGTCATCGGCGGCGGCACAGGATTATCGGTACTGCTGCGCGGTATTAAAAGCGTGACCAGCAACATTACGGCTATTGTGACTGTCGCCGACGACGGCGGCTCTTCGGGGCGGCTGCGGGAGGATTTGGGGATGATTCCGCCGGGCGATTTGCGCAACTGCCTGGTAGCGCTGGCCGATACCGAACCGCTGATGGAAAAACTGTTCCAGCACCGTTTTGGCGGCGATGGCAGCCTGGCCGGACACAGTTTTGGCAATTTGTTTATCGCTGCGATGACCGAAGTACTGGGCGATGTGGAACAGGCCTTAAAGGAGTCGAGCAAGGTTCTGGCGGTGCGCGGCAAGGTGCTGCCCGCCTCGGTGCAGACCGTCCGTTTAAAAGCTGAGATGGAGGACGGCAGCATTGTGGAGGGCGAATCGCAGATTCCGCTGGCCGGCAAGAAGATCAGGCGGATATTTATCAATCCGGAGGATGCCGAACCGGTGGAGGGGGCGCTGGAGGCGCTGCGCGAGGCCGACGCCGTGCTGTTGGGGCCCGGCAGCCTCTATACCAGCGTACTGCCCAATCTCTTGGTTCATGGGATCGCCGAGGCGCTGCGTAAGACGCCGGCGGTCAAAATATATATCTGCAATGTCATGACGCAGCCGGGGGAAACCGACGGGTATTCAGCGGCCGATCATGTGCGGGCGCTGCTCGATCATGTCGGGCCCGGCGTTATTGACTATGTGGTGGTCAATTCCCAGGAGGTGGCGCCGGCCCTGCGGGAAGTTTATGCCAGCCAGGGAGCCTTTCCGGTGGTAGTCGACGCCGAGGCGATCGAAGCGATGGGGATTAAGGTGCTGAAAGCCAATATAATCAGTGAAACCAATTTGGTGCGCCATGACCCGCTGAAACTGTCGCGGGCGATTATTTCCATGGTGTATAAGCTGACCGTCAATTCGGAGCGGATGCGGCTCTTAGATTACTATCTGATCGGGGAAAATATCAAGGAGTTAAAAGATTTGGATGATTAG
- a CDS encoding phosphatase has product MCLVADLHIHTVASGHAYSTVLENAKAAADRGLALIGITDHGPNMPGGPHEYHFANLVALPEVLYGVRVLRGIEANIIDQNGSLDLPDERLSKLDVVMAGFHSESFTAGTVEENTAMLINTIKNPWVDVIVHPGNPALQIDAEAVVKAAVAYDVALEVNNSSLVRSRKGSRPYCGRIIQLARQYGAKMIVGTDSHFALHIGDFSEALQLLAENDVAPDAMLNSSVEKLLAHLNRRTNRLNPVTF; this is encoded by the coding sequence ATGTGTCTTGTTGCAGATTTGCATATTCATACCGTAGCCAGCGGTCATGCCTACAGCACGGTGCTGGAAAACGCCAAGGCGGCGGCCGACAGGGGACTGGCGCTGATCGGTATTACCGACCACGGGCCCAATATGCCGGGCGGACCGCATGAATACCATTTTGCCAATCTTGTTGCCCTGCCGGAAGTTTTGTACGGCGTACGGGTATTAAGGGGTATTGAAGCCAATATCATCGACCAGAACGGCAGTCTGGACCTGCCGGATGAACGCTTATCCAAACTGGATGTCGTTATGGCCGGTTTCCACAGTGAAAGCTTTACGGCCGGTACGGTGGAGGAAAATACGGCTATGTTGATTAATACCATCAAAAATCCCTGGGTGGATGTCATCGTACATCCCGGCAATCCGGCGTTGCAAATTGATGCCGAAGCCGTAGTTAAGGCCGCCGTGGCGTATGATGTCGCCCTGGAGGTCAATAACAGTTCGCTGGTGCGTTCCCGCAAGGGAAGCCGCCCCTACTGCGGCAGGATCATCCAGTTGGCCAGGCAGTACGGCGCTAAAATGATTGTCGGCACCGACAGCCATTTTGCCCTGCATATCGGTGATTTTAGCGAGGCGCTCCAGCTCTTGGCTGAAAACGATGTGGCGCCTGACGCCATGTTAAATTCGTCGGTTGAAAAGCTCCTTGCCCATCTCAACCGGCGCACTAACCGCCTGAATCCGGTGACCTTTTAG
- a CDS encoding polysaccharide deacetylase family protein — MKRTNKLAIWAAALVVAGLVWLLYPAQGTLILEYHKICEDTSPYAVAPVEFDKQLQYLADEGYTTISMKEFAAAAAGQGVLPAKPVVITFDDGYDNNYTEALPLLERHGMKGTVFVVSGYVEQYTGYLSWPQILEMQRRGIEIGSHTANHVQLDTLSPDEQRKEITESKAVLEQHIGRPVEFLAYPFGGYTAETEKLLKEAGYIGACTGEAGLNRGGDKPYALKRVYIPNSRWGLWEFKLRLWRAIVFTKLGL, encoded by the coding sequence ATGAAACGCACGAATAAACTGGCTATATGGGCGGCGGCGCTAGTAGTGGCAGGCCTTGTCTGGCTGCTCTATCCTGCCCAGGGGACGCTGATTCTGGAATATCATAAAATCTGTGAGGACACTTCGCCCTATGCGGTAGCGCCGGTTGAATTTGATAAGCAGCTTCAATACCTGGCCGATGAAGGTTATACGACCATATCGATGAAAGAATTTGCCGCCGCTGCAGCCGGCCAGGGAGTTTTGCCGGCTAAACCGGTGGTTATTACCTTTGACGACGGTTATGACAATAACTATACCGAGGCGTTGCCCTTGCTGGAGCGCCACGGGATGAAAGGCACTGTCTTTGTCGTCAGCGGCTATGTGGAACAGTATACGGGTTATCTGTCGTGGCCGCAAATTCTGGAGATGCAGCGGCGTGGGATAGAGATTGGCTCTCATACTGCCAACCATGTGCAACTGGATACGCTGAGTCCGGATGAGCAGCGTAAGGAGATCACCGAGTCTAAGGCGGTGTTGGAGCAGCATATCGGTCGACCGGTGGAGTTTCTCGCCTATCCCTTTGGCGGCTATACGGCAGAAACGGAAAAGCTGTTGAAAGAGGCCGGTTATATCGGCGCCTGTACGGGAGAAGCCGGTCTGAACCGGGGCGGGGACAAGCCCTATGCGCTCAAGCGGGTATACATTCCCAATTCCCGGTGGGGTCTGTGGGAATTCAAACTGCGGCTCTGGCGGGCAATAGTATTTACAAAACTGGGACTATAA
- a CDS encoding methylated-DNA--[protein]-cysteine S-methyltransferase produces the protein MQYDLLETAWGWMAAVWSAKGLYELSFPKPDQEAAIMSIDNCKGERGEEPHPYTGQLLQELKLYWQGFPVEFTVPVDWSGYTPFQKAILSYTATIPYGQTRTYRQAAEAAGSPKAVRAAGGALHINRTPIVVPCHRVIGSHGGLTGFGGGLELKQALLLLESPEETPLFPGGK, from the coding sequence ATGCAGTATGATTTACTGGAAACAGCCTGGGGCTGGATGGCGGCGGTCTGGTCGGCAAAAGGCCTGTATGAGCTGAGTTTTCCTAAGCCGGACCAGGAAGCGGCTATTATGTCGATAGATAACTGCAAAGGAGAACGGGGGGAGGAACCGCATCCCTATACCGGCCAGTTGCTGCAGGAGTTGAAGCTTTACTGGCAGGGCTTTCCCGTGGAATTTACCGTACCTGTTGACTGGAGCGGTTATACGCCGTTTCAGAAGGCTATTTTGTCGTATACGGCCACCATTCCCTATGGACAAACCCGTACCTACCGGCAGGCTGCTGAGGCGGCCGGTTCGCCTAAGGCTGTCCGGGCCGCCGGCGGCGCCCTGCATATCAACCGAACGCCTATTGTGGTTCCCTGCCACCGGGTTATCGGCAGCCATGGCGGGCTAACCGGCTTTGGCGGCGGTTTGGAACTAAAACAGGCGCTGCTTTTGCTGGAGTCGCCGGAAGAGACGCCTCTCTTCCCTGGGGGAAAATAA